In bacterium, one DNA window encodes the following:
- a CDS encoding P1 family peptidase, giving the protein MTAGAAITDVPGITVGHATDLEHLTGCTAVLCGEGAVAGGAVLGGAPGTRETDLLRPENLVERVHAVLLCGGSAFGLAAADGAVEYLGARGIGYPTSRARVPIVPAAVIYDLDIGSADTRPDAAMGAAACRAARAGPVEEGCVGVGTGAMVGKLFGVRGAMKSGVGTWGTRVAGGAVVAAIVVTNAFGDVVDVRSGRILAGARDPDRGRFAGTTAYLMAHGLGRGSGFHTTLGVVATDAALTKSQATRLALLAHTGLARAVSPSHTSLDGDTFFVLSNGEVASDWLAVQAAVPEVVAEAVMRSVMTARTLGGVPGLAG; this is encoded by the coding sequence GTGACCGCCGGCGCCGCGATCACCGACGTGCCGGGGATCACCGTCGGCCACGCCACCGATCTGGAGCACCTCACCGGGTGCACCGCGGTGCTGTGCGGGGAGGGGGCCGTCGCCGGCGGGGCGGTGCTGGGCGGTGCTCCCGGGACGCGCGAGACCGATCTGCTGCGACCCGAGAACCTCGTGGAACGGGTTCACGCCGTGCTGCTCTGCGGGGGGAGCGCCTTCGGCCTCGCCGCCGCGGACGGGGCGGTCGAGTATCTCGGGGCCCGCGGGATCGGGTACCCGACGTCCCGGGCGCGGGTCCCGATCGTGCCCGCCGCGGTGATCTACGATCTGGACATCGGCAGCGCGGACACCCGCCCCGATGCGGCGATGGGGGCGGCCGCCTGCCGGGCGGCGCGGGCGGGACCCGTCGAAGAGGGGTGTGTTGGGGTCGGCACAGGGGCGATGGTGGGGAAGCTCTTCGGGGTCCGGGGGGCGATGAAGTCCGGCGTCGGGACCTGGGGCACCCGGGTCGCCGGCGGGGCGGTCGTCGCGGCGATCGTGGTGACCAATGCGTTCGGCGATGTCGTGGACGTCCGCAGCGGGCGGATCCTGGCCGGCGCGCGGGATCCCGACCGCGGGCGGTTCGCCGGCACGACCGCGTATCTGATGGCCCACGGCCTCGGGCGCGGCTCCGGCTTCCACACCACGTTGGGGGTGGTGGCGACGGACGCCGCGCTGACGAAGTCCCAGGCCACGCGGCTCGCGCTGCTCGCCCACACCGGCCTTGCCCGCGCCGTCTCGCCATCCCACACCTCGCTCGACGGCGACACGTTCTTCGTCCTGAGCAACGGGGAGGTCGCATCCGACTGGCTCGCCGTGCAGGCCGCGGTCCCCGAGGTCGTCGCCGAGGCGGTGATGCGCTCGGTGATGACGGCGCGGACGCTCGGCGGCGTCCCCGGCCTCGCCGGGTAG
- a CDS encoding biotin--[acetyl-CoA-carboxylase] ligase: MIDRFADLGTRLIGRYVRWHESLPSTNDLAVQLTEVSAPEGTVILADEQTAGRGRRGRSWTSPRGGIWLSVILRPELPLERVPLLGLGAGVATARAIRELTGLPARVKWPNDVLVDGGKIAGILAEATAGAEWVVVGVGINANIALAALPVIEGYPATSLQALLGHPVDREGLIRAVLRELDRAYAELKSGGTGPTLRRWRETTDTLGRSVRVEMPDGAIEGTALDLDEAGALLVRLDGGEIRRVVAGDLRLREPGR; encoded by the coding sequence ATGATCGACCGGTTCGCCGACCTCGGCACTCGCCTGATCGGCCGCTACGTCCGCTGGCACGAGTCCCTCCCGTCGACGAACGACCTGGCGGTGCAGCTGACCGAGGTCTCAGCTCCCGAGGGCACCGTCATCCTGGCGGACGAGCAGACCGCCGGCCGCGGCCGCCGCGGGCGATCGTGGACGTCCCCCCGCGGCGGCATCTGGCTGTCCGTGATCCTCCGCCCGGAGCTCCCCCTGGAGCGCGTCCCGCTCCTGGGCCTTGGGGCGGGGGTCGCGACCGCCCGGGCGATCCGCGAGCTCACCGGGCTCCCGGCCCGCGTGAAGTGGCCGAACGATGTCCTCGTCGACGGCGGCAAGATCGCCGGCATCCTGGCCGAGGCGACCGCCGGCGCCGAGTGGGTGGTGGTGGGCGTCGGGATCAACGCGAACATCGCCCTCGCGGCGCTCCCGGTGATCGAGGGGTACCCCGCCACCTCGCTCCAGGCCCTGCTCGGCCACCCCGTGGATCGGGAAGGGCTGATCCGCGCCGTGCTGCGCGAACTGGACCGCGCGTACGCGGAGCTGAAGTCCGGCGGGACCGGGCCGACGCTGCGGCGGTGGCGCGAGACGACCGACACCCTCGGCCGGTCAGTCCGCGTGGAGATGCCCGACGGCGCGATCGAGGGGACCGCGCTCGATCTCGACGAGGCGGGAGCGCTGCTCGTGCGGCTCGACGGCGGCGAGATCCGGCGAGTCGTCGCCGGCGACCTGCGGCTGCGGGAGCCGGGCCGGTGA